In Patagioenas fasciata isolate bPatFas1 chromosome 2, bPatFas1.hap1, whole genome shotgun sequence, a single window of DNA contains:
- the ARC gene encoding activity-regulated cytoskeleton-associated protein, producing MQLDNVTNAGIHSYQGHRGVANKPNVILQIGKCRAEMLEHVRRTHRHLLSEVSKQVERELKGLQKSVGKLENNLEDHVPTDNQRWKKSIKACLARCQETIAHLERWVKREMNVWKEVFFRLEKWADRLESMGGKYCPGDHGKQTVSVGVGGPEIRPSEGEIYDYALDMSQMYALTPPPGEVPSIPQAHDSYQWVSVSEDAPTSPVETQVFEDPREFLSHLEEYLKQVGGTEEYWLSQIQNHMNGPAKKWWEYKQDSVKNWVEFKKEFLQYSEGTLTRDAIKRELDLPQKEGEPLDQFLWRKRDLYQTLYVDADEEEIIQYVVGTLQPKLKRFLSYPLPKTLEQLIQRGKEVQGNMDHSEEPSPQRTPEIPSGDSVESVPPSTTVSPVPSNGTQPEPPSPPATVI from the coding sequence ATGCAGCTGGATAATGTCACCAATGCGGGCATTCACTCCTACCAGGGGCACCGTGGAGTGGCCAACAAGCCCAATGTGATCTTGCAGATAGGGAAATGCAGGGCAGAAATGTTGGAGCATGTCAGGAGGACCCACCGGCACCTCCTGTCTGAGGTCTCCAAGCAGGTGGAGCGCGAGCTGAAAGGCTTGCAGAAATCAGTGGGGAAGTTAGAGAATAACTTAGAGGACCATGTCCCAACTGATAACCAAAGATGGAAGAAGTCTATCAAGGCCTGCCTGGCCAGATGCCAGGAAACCATTGCCCATCTGGAGAGATGGGTCAAAAGGGAGATGAATGTTTGGAAGGAGGTCTTTTTCCGTCTGGAGAAGTGGGCAGACCGTCTGGAGTCCATGGGTGGCAAATATTGCCCTGGGGACCATGGCAAGCAGACTGTGTCTGTTGGGGTGGGAGGCCCAGAGATAAGGCCAAGTGAGGGGGAGATTTATGATTATGCCCTTGATATGAGCCAAATGTATGCGCTGACCCCTCCTCCTGGGGaggtccccagcatcccccaggcCCATGATTCCTACCAGTGGGTCTCAGTGTCAGAGGATGCTCCAACCTCCCCGGTGGAGACCCAGGTCTTTGAGGATCCCAGGGAGTTCTTGAGCCACTTGGAGGAATACTTAAAGCAGGTGGGTGGAACAGAGGAGTACTGGCTGTCTCAGATCCAAAACCACATGAACGGCCCAGCTAAAAAGTGGTGGGAATACAAGCAGGACTCTGTCAAGAACTGGGTCGAGTTCAAGAAGGAGTTCCTGCAGTACAGCGAGGGCACTCTGACTAGGGATGCTATCAAAAGGGAGCTGGATTTGCCTCAGAAAGAGGGAGAGCCCCTGGACCAGTTCCTTTGGCGCAAGAGAGACTTATACCAGACCCTCTATGTTgatgcagatgaggaggaaattaTCCAGTATGTGGTAGGCACCCTCCAGCCCAAACTGAAGCGCTTCTTGAGTTACCCCTTACCCAAAACCTTAGAACAGCTGATCCAAAGAGGGAAGGAAGTCCAAGGCAACATGGACCACTCTGAGGAGCCCAGCCCACAGAGGACCCCTGAGATTCCATCAGGAGATTCTGTGGAGAGCGTACCTCCCTCAACCACTGTCAGTCCCGTGCCAAGCAATGGGACTCAACCTGAGCCCCCCAGCCCACCAGCTACTGTCATATGA